One region of Azoarcus sp. CIB genomic DNA includes:
- a CDS encoding RDD family protein, which translates to MNDPHYREGENDLDNTELEYAGFWARTGATLIDTLLLMLITFPALIGIYGWGYFDAEQSGIVAGPADFLISWVLPAIAIITFWIMKQATPGKMAISARIVDAASGQAASPGQLVGRYFAYIVSAVPFGLGILWVAFDRKKQGWHDKLAGTVVIRSAKRGPDPVSFN; encoded by the coding sequence ATGAACGATCCACATTATCGCGAAGGAGAAAACGACTTGGACAATACTGAACTGGAATACGCAGGGTTTTGGGCGCGTACTGGGGCTACGTTAATCGACACACTGCTACTAATGCTTATAACCTTTCCCGCACTCATCGGAATCTACGGCTGGGGTTACTTTGATGCAGAGCAATCTGGCATCGTTGCGGGGCCGGCCGACTTCCTGATCTCATGGGTCCTTCCGGCAATTGCAATCATTACGTTCTGGATCATGAAGCAGGCCACTCCGGGAAAAATGGCAATCTCCGCGCGAATCGTCGACGCAGCATCAGGCCAGGCCGCTTCACCAGGCCAACTTGTCGGACGCTATTTCGCATACATAGTTTCAGCCGTTCCTTTCGGCCTTGGCATCCTTTGGGTAGCCTTCGATCGTAAGAAGCAGGGGTGGCACGACAAACTCGCTGGAACGGTCGTTATCCGCAGCGCGAAAAGGGGTCCAGACCCAGTGAGCTTCAATTAA
- a CDS encoding DUF6064 family protein, giving the protein MPLPFSAEQFYEVFRAYNDAVWPAQVLLLALAVTALTLVIWPRTWSGVVIAGILGVLWAWLALAYHLAFFSRINPLAYVFSGASFAGALTFLWQGVVRRRLRFSWQGGARSIVGLALVVFALVVYPLWSWYAGHSYPYMPTFGLPCPTTLFTIGLLAFLVPSYPRSPFVVPVLWCFVGAQAAFLLGVPQDFSLFVAGVFGLVLLARSKASVSAGRSVDESAG; this is encoded by the coding sequence ATGCCCCTACCGTTTTCCGCTGAGCAGTTCTACGAGGTCTTCCGTGCATACAATGACGCGGTATGGCCAGCGCAAGTGCTTCTGCTCGCTCTCGCGGTTACGGCACTTACGCTTGTGATCTGGCCGCGTACCTGGTCCGGCGTGGTGATCGCGGGCATTCTCGGGGTCCTGTGGGCGTGGCTAGCGCTTGCATACCACTTGGCGTTCTTCTCGCGTATCAATCCGCTTGCTTACGTGTTTTCTGGAGCGTCATTTGCGGGCGCATTGACCTTTCTGTGGCAGGGGGTCGTCCGGCGCCGACTTCGCTTCTCGTGGCAAGGAGGCGCTCGTTCAATTGTTGGTTTGGCTCTGGTGGTTTTCGCGCTCGTCGTTTATCCGCTCTGGTCTTGGTACGCCGGGCATTCCTACCCGTACATGCCAACCTTTGGCCTGCCTTGCCCAACCACGCTATTCACTATCGGCCTGTTGGCGTTCCTCGTGCCAAGCTATCCGAGAAGCCCTTTCGTTGTGCCGGTACTGTGGTGCTTCGTCGGCGCTCAGGCTGCATTCTTGCTCGGGGTACCTCAAGATTTTTCCTTGTTTGTTGCCGGCGTGTTTGGCCTGGTGCTTCTGGCCAGATCGAAGGCTTCGGTCTCGGCCGGGCGGTCTGTCGATGAATCTGCCGGTTAA
- a CDS encoding PAS domain S-box protein, which produces MRADQLDFYSLVEFSPDSGAIQFSGRRAILLHTDAMGALRKELVETLGADIAKVILTRYGFSCGFEDAGLLPGFMHPDTLEEFVRGGPRVHMFSGIAEVETQAVEVDHKRGHYRMSGHWRRSYEAEQHLRLFGRSDEAVCWTLAGYASGFASYVFQTDMICVEHECEGRGDEHCSWTLMNAADCAPEFEGLRKYFQPLNIKDRINVLEGKVYERTRELEASEQRYRNLIEDLPEMVFALHVSGRMLQLNKAGRTRLGITPEQLPNMRLRDLVLPEYHVAASNFLKSIANARAATRLDVVMRDAAGRPVPMRLQVEPVFKDDKIVGYSGLAIDITAQQERERKLTEYAARLENREQQIQDIINDAVYVLDLDGRFSFVNARMAELLGVPADRAIGRSCGELMLHSSALRVERDFRRRLAGEGGPPFEIMVAPGGAPNRLLEVSSAVLSTDGRPEGVIGVARDITARREMERQLAQANRLSALGQFASGIAHEINNPLGLVSGFAEELQALMESIPGAQSNPDFDVLRQGLTTIQEQAQRCKAITDNLLLFSRKQAVPLEVVDVAMLVRERLDSYRELGLTRGLDVELRTEGPLPAVATNPTLLDQVLRNLVKNARDAMDGRGRVVVVLHPAGGAVELDVLDEGPGLASGVIDHVFDPFFTTKAPGRGTGLGLSICYGIMSELGGRIECGNRPEGGAWFRIHLPADEAGSDGGAEASMQ; this is translated from the coding sequence ATGCGCGCCGATCAGCTGGATTTCTACTCCCTGGTGGAGTTTTCGCCCGACAGCGGGGCGATACAGTTCAGCGGCCGGCGCGCGATCCTGCTGCACACCGACGCGATGGGCGCGCTGCGCAAGGAGCTGGTCGAGACGCTCGGCGCCGACATCGCGAAGGTGATCCTGACGCGCTACGGTTTCAGTTGCGGCTTCGAGGACGCCGGCCTGCTGCCCGGCTTCATGCACCCCGACACGCTGGAGGAGTTCGTCCGCGGCGGGCCGCGGGTGCATATGTTCTCGGGCATCGCCGAAGTCGAGACCCAGGCGGTCGAGGTCGACCACAAGCGCGGGCATTACCGCATGAGCGGCCACTGGCGCCGCTCCTACGAGGCCGAGCAGCACCTGCGCCTGTTCGGGCGCTCCGACGAGGCGGTGTGCTGGACGCTCGCCGGCTATGCGTCGGGCTTCGCGTCCTACGTGTTCCAGACCGACATGATCTGCGTCGAGCACGAATGCGAGGGGCGCGGCGACGAGCACTGTTCGTGGACGCTGATGAACGCCGCGGACTGCGCGCCGGAATTCGAAGGCCTGCGCAAGTACTTCCAGCCCCTCAACATCAAGGACCGCATCAACGTCCTCGAAGGCAAGGTGTACGAGCGCACGCGCGAGCTCGAAGCGTCGGAACAGCGCTACCGCAACCTGATCGAGGACCTACCCGAGATGGTGTTCGCGCTGCACGTCTCGGGCCGCATGCTGCAGCTCAACAAGGCCGGGCGCACGCGGCTGGGCATCACCCCGGAACAGCTGCCGAACATGCGCCTGCGCGACCTCGTGCTGCCCGAATACCACGTCGCGGCGTCCAACTTCCTCAAGAGCATCGCCAACGCGCGGGCGGCCACGCGGCTCGACGTCGTGATGCGCGATGCCGCGGGGCGGCCGGTGCCGATGCGCCTGCAGGTCGAACCGGTGTTCAAGGACGACAAGATTGTCGGCTACAGCGGGCTCGCCATCGACATCACCGCGCAGCAGGAGCGCGAGCGCAAGCTCACCGAGTACGCCGCGCGCCTGGAAAACCGCGAGCAGCAGATCCAGGACATCATCAACGACGCCGTATATGTCCTCGATCTCGACGGGCGCTTCAGCTTCGTCAACGCACGCATGGCCGAACTGCTGGGCGTGCCCGCGGATCGCGCCATCGGGCGCAGCTGCGGCGAGCTGATGCTGCATTCGTCGGCGCTGCGCGTCGAGCGCGACTTCCGCCGGCGCCTGGCGGGGGAGGGCGGACCGCCGTTCGAGATCATGGTCGCGCCGGGCGGTGCGCCGAACCGCCTGCTGGAGGTCAGCTCCGCTGTGCTGTCCACCGACGGGCGCCCCGAAGGCGTGATCGGCGTCGCACGCGACATCACGGCACGGCGCGAGATGGAGCGCCAGCTCGCGCAGGCCAACCGGCTCAGCGCGCTCGGGCAGTTCGCGTCGGGCATCGCGCACGAGATCAACAACCCGCTCGGCCTCGTCTCCGGCTTTGCCGAGGAACTGCAGGCGCTGATGGAGTCGATCCCCGGGGCGCAGTCGAATCCCGACTTCGACGTGCTGCGCCAGGGGCTCACCACCATCCAGGAACAGGCGCAGCGTTGCAAGGCGATCACCGACAACCTGCTGCTGTTCTCGCGCAAGCAGGCAGTCCCGCTGGAAGTCGTCGACGTCGCGATGCTCGTGCGCGAGCGCCTCGATTCGTACCGCGAGCTCGGCCTGACCCGCGGGCTCGACGTCGAACTGCGCACGGAAGGGCCGCTGCCGGCGGTCGCGACGAACCCCACGCTGCTCGACCAGGTGTTGCGCAACCTCGTGAAGAACGCCCGCGACGCGATGGACGGCCGGGGCCGGGTCGTCGTCGTGCTGCACCCGGCGGGCGGCGCGGTGGAGCTCGACGTGCTCGACGAGGGCCCCGGCCTCGCGTCGGGCGTCATCGACCACGTCTTCGATCCCTTCTTCACCACCAAGGCGCCCGGGCGCGGCACCGGGCTGGGCCTGTCGATCTGCTACGGGATCATGTCCGAACTGGGCGGGCGCATCGAATGCGGCAACCGCCCCGAGGGCGGCGCGTGGTTCCGCATCCATCTGCCCGCCGACGAGGCGGGCTCCGACGGCGGCGCCGAGGCAAGCATGCAATGA
- a CDS encoding transposase, which yields MPRFKTPDYGLKMIPVDFDRQVIAGSLEHALCHLVDHEIDLSGLHARCRNDTTGAPAFSPAVLLKIVLLGYSRGLVSSRAIATACRDNVLFMAVSGDSAPHFTTIAGFVAELGDEAARIFARVLMICDRQGLIGRELFAIDGVKLPANASKARSGTRADFMREADKMETAVKRIMVSHATADMNGEDAEAARAAHTVERLKAEAAKIRARLDAHPDERRSAKGKPRLSNRTDNESAKMATGKGVIQGYTGVAAVDAKSQIVVDAQAHGTGSEQEQLLPVVEATAPFRTPDTTICADAGYHLEANLKALADAGIDAYVCDNEYRSRDARYAGQASHSPIRCGTNGRRTRRRAASGLPISRWPTTARTASARPARSCTRTARTAPLTAMRR from the coding sequence ATGCCCCGCTTCAAGACGCCCGACTATGGTCTCAAGATGATCCCGGTGGACTTCGACCGGCAGGTGATTGCGGGGAGCTTAGAGCACGCACTCTGTCATCTGGTCGACCACGAGATCGATCTTTCGGGGCTACACGCGCGCTGCCGCAATGACACGACGGGCGCGCCGGCGTTCTCACCGGCCGTGCTGCTCAAAATCGTGCTGCTCGGATACTCGCGCGGGTTGGTGAGTTCGCGTGCGATCGCTACGGCCTGCCGCGACAACGTGCTGTTCATGGCGGTTTCGGGCGACAGCGCACCGCACTTCACGACGATCGCCGGCTTCGTCGCCGAACTCGGTGACGAAGCGGCCCGGATCTTTGCCCGGGTGCTGATGATTTGCGATCGGCAAGGATTGATCGGACGCGAACTCTTTGCCATCGATGGGGTGAAGCTTCCGGCCAACGCGAGCAAGGCCAGAAGCGGTACCCGTGCAGACTTCATGCGCGAGGCCGACAAGATGGAGACGGCGGTCAAGCGCATCATGGTCAGCCACGCCACGGCCGACATGAACGGCGAAGACGCCGAGGCCGCACGCGCGGCGCATACTGTGGAACGACTCAAGGCCGAAGCGGCGAAGATCCGCGCCAGGCTGGACGCGCATCCCGACGAGCGGCGCAGCGCCAAAGGCAAACCGCGGCTGAGCAATCGCACCGACAATGAGTCGGCCAAGATGGCTACCGGCAAAGGCGTGATCCAGGGCTACACCGGGGTGGCCGCGGTCGATGCGAAGAGCCAGATCGTCGTCGACGCCCAGGCGCACGGCACGGGCTCCGAGCAGGAACAGCTCCTGCCGGTGGTCGAGGCGACTGCGCCGTTCCGCACGCCCGACACGACGATCTGTGCCGACGCGGGCTACCATTTGGAAGCGAACCTCAAGGCGCTGGCCGACGCCGGCATCGACGCCTACGTCTGCGACAACGAATACCGCAGCCGAGACGCCCGATATGCCGGGCAGGCGAGTCACAGCCCGATCCGCTGTGGGACAAACGGAAGGCGGACAAGAAGACGCGCTGCTTCCGGCCTGCCGATTTCACGCTGGCCGACGACGGCTCGCACTGCGTCTGCCCGGCCGGCAAGAAGCTGTACTCGAACGGCTCGAACTGCACCTTTAACGGCTATGCGGCGATGA
- a CDS encoding MFS transporter, translating into MSSKDAVDVQSFIDHQAFSGFQWLIFVLCFLIVLLDGFDTAAIGYIAPSLIQEWGVTKPDLAPVLSAALFGLAGGALVSGPLADRVGRRLVLNVAVLVFAVASLVSAFAADLQSLTVLRFLTGLGLGAAMPNAVTLISEYSPTKRRALITTAMFSGFPLGAALGGFLAAWMIPQFGWRSVLVLGGIAPIVLVAVMLIWLPESVRYMVAKGVSTDRIRAVLGRISAAAAGARSFCLTETVAVADGKSGLGVVLSRSRVVGSVMLWLAYFMGLVIFYALINWMPILFKEAGLDPKTATLISALFPLGGCAAVFVGWLMDRFNGNRIVAIAYALTAVSVYSIGQVVGNVGALVVVVFLAGTMMNAAQVSMPALAATFYPTQGRATGVAWMLGIGRFGGIAGSFLVAELARRKLGISEVFMVVAIPGLLAMTALILKQFFHPETAPEQGEAQAEGAPYLKQQVQGAH; encoded by the coding sequence GTGTCCAGTAAAGACGCCGTCGATGTTCAGTCCTTCATAGACCACCAGGCCTTTTCCGGCTTCCAGTGGCTCATCTTCGTCCTGTGTTTCCTGATCGTGCTGCTGGATGGGTTCGACACCGCGGCGATCGGCTACATTGCGCCCTCGCTCATCCAGGAATGGGGCGTCACCAAGCCGGACCTCGCGCCGGTGCTGAGCGCGGCGCTGTTCGGGCTTGCGGGCGGGGCGCTGGTGTCGGGCCCGCTGGCGGACCGTGTGGGGCGCAGGCTGGTGCTGAACGTGGCGGTGCTGGTGTTCGCGGTCGCGAGCCTGGTGTCGGCGTTCGCCGCCGATCTGCAGAGCCTCACGGTCCTGCGTTTTCTTACCGGGCTCGGCCTGGGGGCGGCGATGCCCAACGCGGTGACGCTGATCAGCGAATATTCCCCGACGAAACGTCGCGCGTTGATCACCACGGCGATGTTCTCCGGTTTCCCGCTCGGCGCGGCACTGGGCGGTTTCCTGGCGGCGTGGATGATCCCGCAATTCGGCTGGCGCAGCGTGCTGGTGCTCGGCGGGATCGCTCCCATCGTGCTGGTTGCGGTGATGCTGATCTGGTTGCCGGAGTCGGTTCGCTACATGGTGGCAAAGGGCGTGTCGACGGATCGGATCCGTGCCGTGCTTGGCCGCATCTCTGCCGCTGCAGCCGGTGCCCGCTCGTTCTGCCTCACCGAGACGGTCGCCGTCGCCGACGGCAAGAGCGGGCTGGGCGTGGTGCTGTCGCGCTCCCGCGTGGTCGGGTCGGTGATGCTGTGGCTCGCCTATTTCATGGGGCTGGTGATCTTCTATGCGCTGATCAACTGGATGCCCATCCTGTTCAAGGAGGCCGGTCTCGATCCCAAGACGGCCACGCTGATCTCCGCGCTGTTCCCACTCGGCGGTTGCGCGGCGGTGTTCGTCGGCTGGCTGATGGACCGCTTCAACGGCAACCGCATCGTCGCCATCGCGTACGCACTCACCGCGGTCTCCGTGTATTCGATCGGGCAGGTGGTCGGCAACGTCGGCGCGCTGGTGGTCGTGGTGTTCCTCGCCGGGACGATGATGAACGCCGCGCAAGTGTCGATGCCGGCGCTCGCGGCCACGTTCTACCCGACGCAGGGGCGCGCCACAGGGGTGGCGTGGATGCTCGGCATCGGCCGATTCGGCGGGATTGCCGGGTCCTTCCTGGTGGCGGAACTCGCACGCCGGAAACTCGGCATCAGCGAGGTGTTCATGGTGGTCGCCATCCCCGGCCTGCTGGCCATGACGGCGCTGATCCTCAAGCAGTTCTTCCATCCGGAAACGGCTCCCGAGCAAGGCGAGGCACAAGCCGAAGGAGCGCCTTATCTCAAGCAGCAAGTGCAGGGCGCGCACTGA
- a CDS encoding transposase has protein sequence MYSNGSNCTFNGYAAMKFRGAERDCVPCVLRDQCLRTPDKTKTRQVAFFQGKRASEESHTERMKRRIDTDTGKRMITARFATVEPVFGNLRNNKRLHRFTLRGRCKVDGQWKLYCLVHNIEKLAHHGYAQ, from the coding sequence CTGTACTCGAACGGCTCGAACTGCACCTTTAACGGCTATGCGGCGATGAAGTTTCGCGGCGCCGAGCGCGACTGCGTGCCGTGCGTGCTGCGCGACCAGTGCCTGCGCACCCCCGACAAGACCAAGACGCGCCAGGTCGCCTTCTTCCAGGGCAAGCGCGCCAGTGAAGAGAGCCACACCGAGCGGATGAAACGGCGGATCGACACCGACACCGGCAAGCGCATGATCACCGCGCGCTTTGCCACCGTCGAGCCGGTCTTCGGCAATCTGAGAAACAACAAGCGGCTCCATCGCTTCACATTGCGCGGCCGATGCAAGGTCGACGGGCAGTGGAAGCTCTACTGCCTGGTGCACAACATCGAGAAGCTGGCGCACCACGGGTATGCACAATGA
- a CDS encoding cytochrome c, whose translation MRTRAWAGCLGVLTLATAAGSAVAGQWRDGAELYQKVCGHCHEANVGPVLKGRGLPPEYIQRVVRMGNRAMPAFRPTEIDDATLADVARRISTGAVLARE comes from the coding sequence ATGCGAACGAGAGCGTGGGCCGGGTGCCTGGGGGTGTTGACGTTGGCGACTGCGGCGGGAAGTGCGGTCGCGGGGCAGTGGCGTGACGGGGCGGAGCTGTACCAGAAGGTGTGCGGCCACTGTCACGAGGCGAACGTCGGGCCGGTGCTGAAGGGGCGCGGCCTGCCGCCTGAGTACATCCAGCGTGTCGTGCGCATGGGCAACCGGGCGATGCCGGCATTTCGGCCGACCGAGATCGACGATGCGACGCTGGCGGATGTCGCGCGCCGGATCAGCACCGGTGCAGTGCTGGCGCGGGAGTGA
- a CDS encoding integron integrase: MDQGLSSVGSTAPRLLDLVRDRLRLKHYSLRTEQAYVGWIKRYIIHHGRRHPKDMGKREVEAFLTSLAVERDVSAATQGQALSAILFLYREVLEQPLPWLDEVTRAKRPARLPSVMSREEVQRLIAAVDDPLLGLIVSLLYGTGMRLLEGLRLRVKDVDFGRGEIVVREGKGDKDRVTMLPGSLTERLRVQVSVVRALHAAELLAGRGDVWLPHALATKYPSAATSLGWQYVFPAAGLSVDPRSGAVRRHHVDEKRVQRAVRAAAARAGIVKPVSPHTLRHSFATHVLEAGYDIRTVQELLGHADVSTTMIYTHVLNRGGRGVRSPLDLTG; encoded by the coding sequence ATGGATCAAGGCCTTTCTTCTGTCGGTTCGACTGCGCCGCGCTTGCTCGATCTTGTTCGGGATCGGCTGCGCCTCAAGCACTACAGCCTGCGTACGGAGCAGGCGTATGTTGGTTGGATCAAAAGATACATCATTCATCACGGTCGGCGCCATCCAAAGGACATGGGAAAGCGGGAGGTTGAGGCATTTTTGACCTCTCTCGCAGTGGAGCGCGACGTGAGTGCGGCGACGCAGGGGCAGGCTTTGTCAGCGATCCTGTTCCTTTACCGGGAGGTGCTGGAGCAGCCCTTGCCGTGGCTGGATGAGGTGACGCGGGCGAAGCGGCCGGCGCGCTTGCCTTCGGTGATGTCGCGCGAGGAAGTGCAGCGATTGATTGCGGCGGTGGATGACCCTTTGCTGGGGTTGATCGTCTCGCTGTTGTACGGGACGGGCATGCGTTTGCTCGAAGGGCTGCGCTTGCGGGTGAAGGACGTCGACTTCGGGCGCGGCGAGATCGTGGTGCGGGAGGGGAAGGGCGACAAGGATCGCGTGACGATGTTGCCGGGGAGCCTGACCGAGCGCTTGCGCGTGCAGGTTTCTGTGGTGCGTGCGCTTCATGCGGCGGAATTGCTGGCGGGCCGGGGGGATGTCTGGTTGCCGCATGCCTTGGCGACGAAATATCCGTCGGCTGCGACTTCGTTGGGGTGGCAATACGTGTTTCCGGCGGCGGGGCTGTCGGTGGATCCGCGCTCGGGGGCGGTGCGGCGTCATCACGTCGATGAGAAGCGGGTGCAACGGGCGGTGAGGGCGGCTGCCGCGCGTGCCGGGATCGTGAAACCGGTGAGTCCGCACACGCTGCGGCACTCCTTTGCCACTCACGTGCTCGAGGCCGGCTATGACATCCGCACGGTGCAGGAGTTGCTCGGACATGCGGATGTGTCGACGACGATGATTTACACCCACGTCTTGAACCGGGGAGGGCGCGGTGTGCGGAGTCCGCTCGACTTGACGGGGTGA
- a CDS encoding WD40 repeat domain-containing protein, with product MTDIPIFGMNVRTSLFVVALVAVTQSSLAADDVTPILRGHAAWVTAIAFSPDETKVLSSSESDGIRFWDVASNKELAHFNAHHVANLYPTFDVKFTPDGAFAVSGGQDKAVEIWNLKTLSSAIRLLEHPWGINAVSVSPRGDTILSAGQGGALILWNRATGKSICQLIGHERMYALTSVAFFNDGKNAISASQDKSIRTWDLSTCKQLSAIQSKAYKGGPLAMAIGSNLAVSYGIDRKTLVVWELTTGVEFRRMTGHTMDVRAIRFSPDGRRVISGGQDRRLLTWDVATGKLVKEQIVPTEISSLTVSRTGAVALVGGKDGTIYRASLQ from the coding sequence ATGACCGACATTCCTATCTTCGGAATGAACGTTCGTACATCGCTGTTTGTCGTGGCGCTTGTCGCTGTTACGCAATCGTCGCTTGCAGCAGACGATGTAACCCCGATCTTGCGCGGCCATGCAGCGTGGGTAACAGCAATCGCGTTCTCGCCGGATGAAACGAAAGTCCTATCTAGTAGCGAAAGCGATGGAATCCGATTCTGGGACGTCGCCTCCAATAAGGAACTGGCGCACTTCAACGCACACCACGTTGCTAATCTCTACCCGACCTTTGATGTGAAATTCACTCCCGACGGAGCCTTTGCTGTTTCAGGCGGCCAAGACAAGGCCGTCGAGATTTGGAATTTGAAGACGCTGAGTAGCGCAATTCGGCTCCTAGAACATCCATGGGGGATCAATGCCGTTTCGGTATCTCCGCGAGGCGATACCATTCTCTCTGCGGGTCAAGGGGGCGCGTTGATACTTTGGAATCGCGCTACAGGGAAATCCATATGCCAGCTGATCGGGCATGAGCGCATGTACGCGTTGACAAGTGTGGCCTTCTTCAATGACGGTAAGAATGCCATCTCTGCTAGCCAAGACAAAAGCATCCGAACGTGGGACTTATCGACATGTAAGCAGTTGTCGGCCATCCAAAGCAAAGCATACAAAGGCGGGCCACTTGCCATGGCGATAGGCAGCAATCTCGCGGTTTCCTACGGTATCGATCGGAAGACTCTAGTGGTCTGGGAGCTTACTACCGGCGTTGAATTTCGGAGAATGACCGGGCACACCATGGACGTCAGAGCAATACGGTTTTCTCCAGATGGGCGACGCGTCATATCGGGCGGGCAGGACAGAAGGCTGCTTACGTGGGACGTGGCTACAGGAAAACTCGTCAAGGAGCAGATCGTGCCCACGGAAATCTCGTCGCTAACAGTATCTCGGACGGGGGCGGTGGCTTTGGTTGGTGGAAAGGACGGGACTATTTACCGCGCGTCGCTGCAGTGA
- a CDS encoding sigma-54 dependent transcriptional regulator, translating into MKGHVLIVDDESLYRQLLTSRLGRAGYRLSEAADGEAALECAQHGGVDLALVDIKMPGIDGIEVLKRLKQLDPQVEVVILTGHGNVDSAIAAMKLGAFDYLSKPYKLTELDIVVERALEKRMLARRCAALSAEVAHLRGADDTAVIGESEVWRRTLELVRRAAPLDLPVLITGESGAGKEIVAGLLHRWSQRAQESYVPLNCGLLDDDLVESELFGHKRGAFSGASADKEGLFELASGGTLFLDEIGELPAACQAKLLRVLDSGEFRQLGATALRRTNARVIAATHRDLDALVADGKFRHDLLYRLNVVHIPVPALRERPEDIPLLADYLIRRSARGAAQLPDITPAALARLTAYTWPGNVRELRNAVERLVAFGDGQSIDEDSVCAILRLPVATPPAAKGPSTFSGIVALEDFERDYVTWVLAQLDGNVSAAAQALGVSRSTVYRYLRSTAAAE; encoded by the coding sequence ATGAAAGGCCATGTACTCATCGTCGATGACGAATCCCTGTACCGGCAGCTCCTCACGAGCCGCCTCGGGCGTGCCGGCTACCGCCTGAGCGAGGCTGCGGACGGCGAAGCGGCGCTCGAGTGCGCGCAGCACGGGGGCGTCGATCTCGCGCTGGTCGACATCAAGATGCCCGGCATCGACGGCATCGAGGTGCTCAAGCGCCTGAAACAGCTCGACCCCCAGGTCGAGGTCGTGATCCTCACCGGCCACGGCAACGTCGACAGCGCGATCGCGGCGATGAAGCTGGGCGCCTTCGACTACCTCTCCAAGCCGTACAAGCTCACCGAACTCGACATCGTCGTCGAGCGCGCGCTGGAGAAGCGCATGCTCGCACGGCGCTGCGCAGCGCTCAGTGCCGAGGTCGCGCACCTGCGCGGCGCCGACGACACGGCCGTGATCGGCGAGAGCGAAGTGTGGCGGCGTACGCTGGAGCTCGTGCGCCGCGCGGCGCCGCTCGACCTGCCGGTGCTCATCACCGGCGAGAGCGGCGCGGGCAAGGAGATCGTCGCCGGGCTGCTGCACCGCTGGAGCCAGCGGGCGCAGGAATCCTACGTGCCGCTCAACTGCGGCCTGCTCGACGACGATCTGGTCGAAAGCGAACTGTTCGGCCACAAGCGCGGCGCCTTCTCGGGCGCAAGCGCCGACAAGGAAGGCCTGTTCGAACTCGCGAGCGGCGGCACGCTCTTCCTCGACGAAATCGGCGAACTGCCCGCGGCCTGTCAGGCAAAGCTGCTGCGCGTGCTCGATTCGGGCGAATTCCGTCAGCTCGGCGCCACCGCTCTGCGCCGCACCAACGCGCGCGTCATCGCCGCAACGCACCGCGACCTCGACGCGCTGGTGGCCGACGGCAAGTTCCGCCACGACCTGCTGTACCGCCTCAACGTCGTGCACATTCCGGTGCCGGCGCTGCGCGAGCGGCCCGAGGACATTCCGCTGCTGGCCGACTACCTGATCCGCCGAAGCGCGCGCGGTGCCGCACAGCTGCCGGACATTACGCCGGCCGCACTCGCACGGCTGACCGCCTACACGTGGCCCGGCAACGTGCGCGAGCTGCGCAACGCCGTCGAGCGGCTCGTCGCATTCGGCGACGGGCAATCGATCGACGAGGACAGCGTGTGTGCGATTCTGCGCCTGCCGGTCGCGACGCCGCCCGCCGCCAAAGGGCCGAGCACGTTCTCCGGCATCGTCGCCCTGGAAGACTTCGAGCGCGACTACGTCACCTGGGTGCTGGCGCAACTCGACGGCAACGTCAGCGCTGCAGCGCAGGCGCTCGGCGTGTCGCGCTCCACCGTCTATCGCTACCTGCGCTCGACGGCCGCGGCGGAATAA
- a CDS encoding MarR family transcriptional regulator: MTRIELGFSLLLADAARLMRHSFTAGLQGSPLTLARARMLIHLERNEGIRQVDLAELLEIQPMTLVRMIDQLTSEGLVERRTDPADRRAHRLYLTDAARPQLDIIAEAGTAVREKALVGLDEAEQAQLIGALQKVCRNLSGS; the protein is encoded by the coding sequence GTGACGCGCATCGAACTTGGTTTCAGCCTCCTGCTTGCAGACGCCGCACGCCTGATGCGGCATTCCTTCACGGCTGGCCTGCAGGGCAGCCCTCTCACGCTCGCACGGGCGAGGATGTTGATTCATCTGGAGCGCAACGAAGGGATCCGGCAGGTGGATCTGGCGGAGTTGCTGGAGATCCAGCCGATGACGCTGGTGCGCATGATCGACCAGCTGACATCGGAAGGGCTGGTCGAGCGGCGCACTGACCCGGCGGACCGGCGAGCGCACCGCCTGTATCTGACCGACGCGGCCCGGCCGCAACTCGACATCATCGCGGAGGCCGGCACGGCGGTGCGGGAAAAGGCGCTCGTGGGGCTGGACGAGGCCGAGCAGGCGCAGCTGATCGGCGCGCTGCAGAAGGTGTGCCGGAACCTGTCCGGCAGCTGA